From the Deinococcus aetherius genome, the window GGCGGTGGCCCAGCTCGATCAGGTGCTCGGTGGCGATCCGCCCACCCTCGAACTGGTCCACGCTCACGCTGGGACCGTCCACCTCGGTGGTCGCGTCAATCAGGATGAACGGCACCTGCGCGCCGATCACCGGCACGACCTCGTGCGCGTCATAGGGGGTCAGCAGCACCAGGCCGTCCACCCCGAACTGCTGGAGGCGGGCGACGGCCTGCACCATCTCCGCCGCCTCGAAACGGCGTAGCGTGGTGAGCATGCTGTCGTACCCGCAGAGGCGGGCCGACTGCTCGACATGCTGGACGATCTGGGCCGGGCCGTACTGGTCGGTCGCGGAGGCGACGATGCCGATGAGGTGCGAGCGGCGCGTCACCAACCCCTTGGCGATCAGGCTGGGCTTGTACTTCAGTTCCTCGATGGCGTGGAGCACCCGTTGGCGGGTGGCGGGTGCCACGCTGACGTGGTTGTTGATGACCCGGGAGACCGTCTGATAGGAGACGCCCGCCCGTTTGGCGACGTCGTGAATGGTGGCGTTGCGGGGGACTACCTTCGACATGCTCGTCCTCTCACGCTGCTTCGGGGCGTCCAGCGGGGGTGGAGGGTGGGGTGGGGGGAGTTCAGGGGGGCTCTGTCACGGCGCATGTGGGGGTGTCACGGTCCGGGTTCGGGCGACCCGTCATCCTACCTGCGGCGGAGGGCCCGGGCGCCGTGCCTCAACTCCCGTTCAAGGAGGGGGGCAGAACGCGGTCACCCGGTCGTTCTGCCCCCCCTGCACCCCCCGGGTTACTCCCGGGTTACTTCAGTCCGGCGGTCGCCATGACTCCCTCGGTTACCCGGCGCTGGAAGATCAGGTAGGCGATCACGGTGGGCAGGGCCGCTGTGACGGCCGTCGCCATCGTCTTGGCGTAGGCCACCCCGTAGGCCGACTGCACCTGGGTGATGCCGACCGGGATGGTGAGTTTAGGCGGGTCGTTCAGCACGATGAAGGGCCACAGGAAGTTGTTCCAGGCCGCGATAAAGGTCACGATGGCGAGCGCCACGGTAATGCTCCAGTTCAACGGCAGGAAGATGCTGAACAGCACCCGCCACTCGCCCGCCCCGTCGATGCGCGCGGCGTCGCCGAGTTCGTGGGGAATCTGGTCGAAGAACTGCTTGTAGATCACCACCGCGAGGGGGGCGGCGAGCTGCGGCAGGATCAGCCCAGCGAAGTTGTTTACTAGCCCCATCTTGTTGATCAGGATGAACAGCGGAATCAGGCTCGCCTGGAAGGGAATCATGAACCCCACCAGCACCAGCACGTACAGCCACTTCCTCCCCCGGAAGTCGATCTGCGAGAGGGCGTAGGCGCACAGCAGCGAGAGCAGCAGCACGAGCACCGTGATCGCCAGCGAGGTCAGGATGGAGTTGGCGTACCAGCGCACCAGCGGGCTGTTCTGGAGGATATAGGTGTAGCTGCTGAAATCGAAGGGCTTCGGCCAGAAGGTCGGCGGGTTGGCGATGGTGTCGTTGTCGGCTTTCAGAGACGTGATGGCCGCCCAGTACAGCGGGAAGACCCACAGCGCGGCCAGCAGGACGGTGAGCGCGGTCACGACCCCGCCCCACAGCCGGGCCAGCCGGACGGAGGACGAGGCGGTGCGCGCGGCGCGTGGAACGGTGGTCGTCATGCGCGTTCTCCCCGGCCCAGCACCCTCGACTGGAGCAGCGAGGCGGCCAGGATGACCACCATCAGCACCACGCCGATGGTCGAGGCGTAGCCGCCGTGCTGCTGCTGGAAGCCCTCGCGGTAGGAGTACAGGAGCAGCACGAGCGTCTTGTCGAAGGGGCCGCCCGCCGTGAGCAGGTAGACCTGATCGAAGATCTTGAACTGGGCGATGAGTTGCAGCAGCAGCACGAGGCTGGTCACCGGCCAGAGGTTGGGCCAGGTGATCGAGCGGAACAGCCGGAAGCCCGACGCCCCGTCGAGCGCGGCGGCCTCGTAGATCTCCGGGGGGATGTTCTGAAGCCCGGCGATGAACAGCAGGATGTTGAAGCCCACCGTCCACCAGATCGTCACGAACGCGACGGCGGGCATGGCCCACACCGGGTCCTGGAACCACGCGACGGTGCTGTGGGTCATGGTGTTCACGATCCCGAAGTTCGAGTCCAGCACCCAGTTCCAGATGTTGGTGACCACGCTGACCGGCAGAACGTAGGGCAGGAAGAAGCAGGCGAGCACCAGCCCCTTGAGCCGGTTCAATCTCGTCACCAGCAGGGCCAGCCCCAAACCGACGAGCGTGTTGGGCACGACCGTCAGCAGGATGAAGTACAGCGTGTTCAGGAGCGCCGTCCAGAAGGTGGGCTCGCGCAACAGCCGCGCGTAGTTGCTCAGCCCCACGTACTCCCCCTGCCCGGTGAGGTCGGCGTTGGTGAGGCTCAGTTGCAACACCCGCAGGGAGGGGTAGATCAGGAACACCAGGTAGAGCAGGACGAACGGCGCGACCATCAGGAGGGCCGTGACGCCCCGCCTGCGGAGCTGGACCTGCTTTTCCTGGCTAGCCAGACGCCCCGGTTTGGAAACGGTTTCGAGCATGACGCCGGGTTCTCCTTTCCCGTGGGGCTGGGAAACGCAAAGGGGGAAGGCCACGGCCGCCTTCCCCCTTCCCCCCTTACTTGTTGAAGTTCTGGAGGGCCGTTTTGAACTTACTCATGGCCTGGTCAACGCTGATCTGCCCCAGCAGCACGGGCGTGAAGTTGTTGCCGACCGCGTCGTACACCGGGCCGCCCACACCGAAGATGGGCAGGGTGGGCTCCAGGGTCGCGTCCCTGGCCGAGGTCGCGCTGTACTGCACGTTGGGCTGGAGGGCCTTGAAGGCCGCGCTGCTTTGGGTGGGCAGGTAAGCGGGGATGTGACCGCCACCTGCCCAGGTCAGGCCGCCCTGCTTCTGCACGTACCCGACAAAGGTCATCACGGCCTTGAGTTTCTCCGGGCTGAGCTGGCCCTTGGCGTTGGCGGGGATCGCCAGCATGTGCGAGTCAGCCCAGGTCTTCTGGTTGGCGTACAGCTTGGGGAAGCTCACCACGCCGTAGTCGAACTTGAGGGTGCCCTTGGCCTTGGCGTCCACCAGGGTGGGCACCTCCCAGTTGCCATTCGCCATGATCGCGGTGCGTCCGGAGGTGAACAGGGCCACGTTCGCCGGTACTGGGTGTTCTTGGGGATCAGGCCCTCCTTGGCCCAGTCCGCCATGACCTGAAGGGCCACCTTGCCCTTGGTGTCGAGGTCCGTCAGGTCGAGCTTGCCGTTCCGCACCAGCGTCCCGCCCTGTTGCAGGAACAGGGTGTACCACAGCCGCCAGACGTTGGCGGGGTCTTGGTTGGTGCTCAGGCCCAGGGGTGTCACGCCGGTTTTGGCCTTGATCTGGCGCAGCATGGCCGTCATGCCCGCGACGCTGTTCACGCCCGTGAGCTGACCATTGGCGCCCAGCACACCCGCCTTCTTCAGCAGGTCCTTGTTGAGGTACAGCACGAAGGTGTGCGTGTCGAGCGGGACCGCGTACCAGCCCGCCTGCCCGGACTGCACCTTGGCGTCCCCGGTCATGGTGTTCACCAGGTTCGCCTGGAAGTCGGCGGGCTTCAGGCCTCCCTGAGCCAGCTCAGCCGCCGTGAGGGGACGCAGGTCCTTGCCTTGCAGGCCCGCAGGCAGGTGCGACAGGTGATAGGTCATCACGTCGGGCACCTGGCCGGAGACTACACCGGTATGCACCTTGGTGTAGAAGGGATTCCCCCACGTCTGCGTCGTGCGCTGCACCACGATGTCCTTCTGCGAGCTGTTGAAGGTGTCCACGATCTGCTTCATGCGGGCGCCGTCGCCGCCCCCGAAGAAGTCCCAGAACACGATCTTGGTCTGCGCGTGGGCGGCGCTGGCGAGAGCAGCGGACACCGTGAGGCCGAGGGTGATCATCCTGTGACGCATACATTCCTCCAGGGGGAGCGACGTGCGAGGGGCCGGGCGCGGAGCGCGGGAAGCGGCGAACGCAGCCGGAGAACCGGCAGGGGCAGAGCGCGAGGCGAACCGTCAGGCCGATCTGGGTTGTTGATGTGAACGATCACAGCTTAAACATCCTGTGAAGTTCTGTCAAGCCATCGGGGACCCTTCAGCCCCGCGTGTGCTGAGTCAGCAGGGCGGTGAAGGATAGGGGCGGCAATTCCAGCGTGACGGCGCGGCCCTCCATGTGGGGAGGGGTGAACTCGTAGGGCACCACGTTGTCCGGCTGCTCGAAGGAGTTGCCCGCGAAGGGGTCCTCGCCGTGCATCTGCCAGGCGCGCGTCACGCTCTGCGGCGCCTCGTCCTCCCAGCAGAGGTGCAGGGTCAGCGGCTGGGTTTGCGAGCGGTTTACCAAGAACACCCCGCCCTTACCGGTAGCCGGATCGAAGCTGGCGGAGGCGTCGAGCTGGGGGACGTCGCCGTAGCGCTTGGTTGCCCGCAGCGGCGCCTTGACCAGCGCGTCCAGCGCGTACCCGCTCGCGTGGTTGCTGAAGATCGTCAGCGGGTAGAAGATGGTCTGCTTGAACATCCCGTCCTTGCGGGTCATGATCGGCGCGATCACGTTCACGATCTGCGCGATGCAGGCTATCTTCACGATGTCGGCCTTGCGCAGGAAGGTGTTCAGCCAGGTCGCCACCACGAGGGCGTCCTCCAGGTTGTACTCCTCCTCCAGGATGTGCGGGGCCTCGCTCCACTCGCCGTCCCCGCCCTTGGCGCGGTACCAGACGTTCCACTCGTCCCAGCAGAGGTGGACATTCTTTTTGGAACGCTTCTTCGCCTTCGCCACGCGAATGGCGGCGCCGAGCGTGTCGGCGTGTTCCTCAAAGTGGAGGCTGCTCGCCAGGTAGGAGTCGGTGTCCACCGGCAATCTCTCGGTGTTCGAGATGGTCGGGTAGGGGTTGGCCGCGTAGTGGTGCATCGAGAAGTAGTCGATGTGGTCGTAGGCATGGCCCAGCACCGTCATGTCCCAGTCGGGGTAGCCGGGCATGGCGGTCGCGGACGAGCCACAGGCGATGGTCTGGATCGTGGGGTCCATCCAGCGCATCAACTTGGCAGCCTGCACGGCCTTCTCGGCATAGGTCGCCGCGTCCATCTGGCCGATCTGCCAGGGACCGTCCATCTCGTTGCCCAGGCACCAGTACTTCACGCCGTAGGGCTCGGGGTGGCCGTTTTTGGCGCGCAGATCGCTGTAGAGCGTGCCGGTGGGCAGGTTCAGGTACTCGACGAGGTCGGCGGCCTCCTGAATCGTGCCCGTGCCCAGGTTGACCGCCCACATAGGCTCGGTGCCAATCTCCCGGGCGAACTCCATGAACTCGTGCGGGCCGAACTGGTTGGTCTCAATGGAGCGCCAGGCCAGGGCGCGGCGGCGGGGGCGCTGTTCCTTCGGCCCGATGCCGTCCGTCCAGCGGTAGCCCGACACGAAGTTCCCGCCCGGGTAACGCATGATGCGGTAATTGGTCTCCCTCAGCGCAGCCACCACATCTTGCCGGATGCCGTTCTCATCGGCCAGGGGTGAGCCAGGGTCGTAGATGCCCTCGTAGATGCAGCGGCCCATGTGCTCGGCAAAGCCCCCGAAGATCAGCGGGGAGATTTCGGCGATGGTGCGCTGGGTATTGAGGGAGACGGTCGCACGGTTCTGGTCCACGGGGCGTCCTTTCGGGCGGGGGAAGGCGTGAACTCCGCGAGGTCGCACGGGAGCGTGCGGCGGAACCCTCCGCCGGGGCGAGCGTTGACAGGCTGACCCCCCCAGCATACGATGTGATCGTTCACAGTCAAGCCCGCCCCCACTTCCTGCCTCGCCACCTCCTCCCCGGCGTCCCCGAGGTGGTGCCCCCGCCCGGACGCCACGGAGGCATCCCTTGTCATCTGTTTTTCCCCTCCCGGAGGCCCGACATGGCTGAGCGTTATGCGGTCGGCGTCGATTTCGGCAGCGAGTCGGGCCGCGCCGTGATCGTCCGCGTCTCCGACGGCGCAGTGCTGGGCGAAGGCGTGACGCCCTACGCCCACGTCGTGATGGACCGCACCCTGCCCACCGAAGAGAAACTGGGCAAGGAATGGGCCCTGCAACACCCCCAGGACTACCTGGACGTGTTCCAGCAGGCCGTGCCCGCCGCGCTGAAGGCGTCCGGCGTCTTCCCAGACGACGTAATCGGCATCGGCATCGACTTCACCGCCTGTACGATGATGCCGACCACGGCGGACGGCACACCGCTATGCTTCCTCCCCGAGTACGCGCGCCGCCCGCACGCCTGGGTGAAGCTCTGGAAGCACCACGCCTCACAGCCCCAGGCCGACCGCATCAACGCGCTGGCCGAGGGGCGCGGCGAGTTCTGGCTGCCCCGCTACGGCGGCAAGCAGTCCTCGGAGTGGTTCTTCGCCAAGGCGCTCCAGATTCTGGAGGAGGACCCGGAGATGTACGGGGCCAGTGAACGGCTGATTGAGGCCGCCGACTGGGTGGTGTGGCAACTGACGGGCGTGGAGACGCGCAACGCCTGCACGGCGGGGTACAAGGCGATCCACCAGGACGGGCACTTCCCGGACCAGGGCTACTTCGCGGAACTGCACCCGGACTTCGCGGATGTGGTTCAGACGCGGATGAAGGAGGACCTGGCACCCCTCGGAGGCAAGGCCGGGGAACTTACTCCGCGGGCCGCCGGGTGGACGGGCCTGAAGCCCGGGACCGCCATCGCCGTCGCCAACGTGGACGCGCACGTCACCCTGCCCGCCGCCGGAGTCACGGAGCCGGGGCGGCTGGTGGCGATTATGGGCACCTCGACCTGCCATGTCCTCCTCGGGGACACCTTGCGCGAGGTGCCGGGCATGTGCGGGGTCGTGCCGGGCGGGGTCGTGCCGGGCCTGTACGGCTACGAGGCGGGGCAGAGCGGCGTAGGTGACATCTTCGCCTGGTTTGTGAAGAACGGCGTGCCGCCCGAGTACCACGAGCAGGCGAAACGGGAGGGGATTAACCTCCACGCTCTGCTGGAGCGGGAAGCGTCCACTCAAGCGCCCGGCGAACACGGCCTGGTGGCGCTCGACTGGATCAACGGCAACCGCAGCGTGCTGGTAGACGCGAACCTCAGTGGCATGATTCTGGGGCTGACGCTGGGCACCCGCGCGCCCGACATCTACCGCGCCCTGATCGAGGCGACGGCTTACGGGACCCGTGTGATCGTCGAGAACTTCGAGGGGAGCGGTGTGCCCGTGAACGAAATCGTCATCTCCGGCGGCCTCAAGCGCAACCGGATGCTCATGCAGATTTACGCGGACGTGACAGGCC encodes:
- a CDS encoding LacI family DNA-binding transcriptional regulator, with the translated sequence MSKVVPRNATIHDVAKRAGVSYQTVSRVINNHVSVAPATRQRVLHAIEELKYKPSLIAKGLVTRRSHLIGIVASATDQYGPAQIVQHVEQSARLCGYDSMLTTLRRFEAAEMVQAVARLQQFGVDGLVLLTPYDAHEVVPVIGAQVPFILIDATTEVDGPSVSVDQFEGGRIATEHLIELGHRQILHLGGPVEWSDADLRYRGYCAALAAHRLPELPRLNGDWSAQSGFNVLEAALAGGLTFTAVFAGNDQMALGAMSALARAGRRVPEDVSVVGFDGTPESAFYQPPLTTVQQNFAQLGRKSLEELIRRIQGQRLGASHHVFQPHLLVRATTVPPGPRA
- a CDS encoding carbohydrate ABC transporter permease, which produces MTTTVPRAARTASSSVRLARLWGGVVTALTVLLAALWVFPLYWAAITSLKADNDTIANPPTFWPKPFDFSSYTYILQNSPLVRWYANSILTSLAITVLVLLLSLLCAYALSQIDFRGRKWLYVLVLVGFMIPFQASLIPLFILINKMGLVNNFAGLILPQLAAPLAVVIYKQFFDQIPHELGDAARIDGAGEWRVLFSIFLPLNWSITVALAIVTFIAAWNNFLWPFIVLNDPPKLTIPVGITQVQSAYGVAYAKTMATAVTAALPTVIAYLIFQRRVTEGVMATAGLK
- a CDS encoding carbohydrate ABC transporter permease, with the translated sequence MLETVSKPGRLASQEKQVQLRRRGVTALLMVAPFVLLYLVFLIYPSLRVLQLSLTNADLTGQGEYVGLSNYARLLREPTFWTALLNTLYFILLTVVPNTLVGLGLALLVTRLNRLKGLVLACFFLPYVLPVSVVTNIWNWVLDSNFGIVNTMTHSTVAWFQDPVWAMPAVAFVTIWWTVGFNILLFIAGLQNIPPEIYEAAALDGASGFRLFRSITWPNLWPVTSLVLLLQLIAQFKIFDQVYLLTAGGPFDKTLVLLLYSYREGFQQQHGGYASTIGVVLMVVILAASLLQSRVLGRGERA
- a CDS encoding type 2 periplasmic-binding domain-containing protein yields the protein MANGNWEVPTLVDAKAKGTLKFDYGVVSFPKLYANQKTWADSHMLAIPANAKGQLSPEKLKAVMTFVGYVQKQGGLTWAGGGHIPAYLPTQSSAAFKALQPNVQYSATSARDATLEPTLPIFGVGGPVYDAVGNNFTPVLLGQISVDQAMSKFKTALQNFNK
- a CDS encoding extracellular solute-binding protein yields the protein MRHRMITLGLTVSAALASAAHAQTKIVFWDFFGGGDGARMKQIVDTFNSSQKDIVVQRTTQTWGNPFYTKVHTGVVSGQVPDVMTYHLSHLPAGLQGKDLRPLTAAELAQGGLKPADFQANLVNTMTGDAKVQSGQAGWYAVPLDTHTFVLYLNKDLLKKAGVLGANGQLTGVNSVAGMTAMLRQIKAKTGVTPLGLSTNQDPANVWRLWYTLFLQQGGTLVRNGKLDLTDLDTKGKVALQVMADWAKEGLIPKNTQYRRTWPCSPPDAPRSWRMATGRCPPWWTPRPRAPSSSTTAW
- a CDS encoding alpha-N-arabinofuranosidase, with the protein product MDQNRATVSLNTQRTIAEISPLIFGGFAEHMGRCIYEGIYDPGSPLADENGIRQDVVAALRETNYRIMRYPGGNFVSGYRWTDGIGPKEQRPRRRALAWRSIETNQFGPHEFMEFAREIGTEPMWAVNLGTGTIQEAADLVEYLNLPTGTLYSDLRAKNGHPEPYGVKYWCLGNEMDGPWQIGQMDAATYAEKAVQAAKLMRWMDPTIQTIACGSSATAMPGYPDWDMTVLGHAYDHIDYFSMHHYAANPYPTISNTERLPVDTDSYLASSLHFEEHADTLGAAIRVAKAKKRSKKNVHLCWDEWNVWYRAKGGDGEWSEAPHILEEEYNLEDALVVATWLNTFLRKADIVKIACIAQIVNVIAPIMTRKDGMFKQTIFYPLTIFSNHASGYALDALVKAPLRATKRYGDVPQLDASASFDPATGKGGVFLVNRSQTQPLTLHLCWEDEAPQSVTRAWQMHGEDPFAGNSFEQPDNVVPYEFTPPHMEGRAVTLELPPLSFTALLTQHTRG
- the araB gene encoding ribulokinase; this encodes MAERYAVGVDFGSESGRAVIVRVSDGAVLGEGVTPYAHVVMDRTLPTEEKLGKEWALQHPQDYLDVFQQAVPAALKASGVFPDDVIGIGIDFTACTMMPTTADGTPLCFLPEYARRPHAWVKLWKHHASQPQADRINALAEGRGEFWLPRYGGKQSSEWFFAKALQILEEDPEMYGASERLIEAADWVVWQLTGVETRNACTAGYKAIHQDGHFPDQGYFAELHPDFADVVQTRMKEDLAPLGGKAGELTPRAAGWTGLKPGTAIAVANVDAHVTLPAAGVTEPGRLVAIMGTSTCHVLLGDTLREVPGMCGVVPGGVVPGLYGYEAGQSGVGDIFAWFVKNGVPPEYHEQAKREGINLHALLEREASTQAPGEHGLVALDWINGNRSVLVDANLSGMILGLTLGTRAPDIYRALIEATAYGTRVIVENFEGSGVPVNEIVISGGLKRNRMLMQIYADVTGRPLSVLDVEQGPAVGSAMHAAVAAGEYPDIFAAAKCMGKVRREAFVPDAKNQRTYDRLYGEYVSLHDYFGRGANEVMHRLKAMRRAD